The Dasania marina DSM 21967 genome contains a region encoding:
- a CDS encoding substrate-binding periplasmic protein — protein MPINPKNRIAKYVFFMLFILLNTNAKAETITLVADAWCPFSCLATNERHGIGVDIAKDIFEAAGFTVIYKTTNWHDAIQQVASSKADVLIAASGVDSNYLLIPEVHFSYMHSCFITLHEQWQYLSNASLDDVTLGIVSEYTDGFSPLRKKSFQYSENRHLLKKYSNTESLVKALHNKEVDVIHDNMDVTGYLSKKNNLTENHYFSGCIRSKLFFGLSPTTKGKRLEKLVNKGLLQALQDGTIKQTHQQYGITNY, from the coding sequence ATGCCTATAAACCCTAAAAATAGAATAGCGAAATATGTTTTTTTCATGTTGTTTATTTTATTAAACACAAACGCTAAGGCAGAAACAATCACCCTAGTAGCTGATGCATGGTGTCCGTTCTCATGCTTGGCAACCAACGAGCGACATGGCATAGGTGTTGATATAGCAAAAGACATTTTTGAAGCTGCTGGCTTTACGGTTATATATAAAACCACCAATTGGCATGACGCCATACAACAAGTCGCCAGCAGTAAGGCCGACGTTTTAATCGCGGCAAGCGGTGTAGACAGTAATTATTTGCTTATCCCAGAAGTTCACTTCTCTTATATGCACTCATGCTTCATTACTTTACATGAGCAATGGCAATACCTTTCAAACGCATCGTTAGATGATGTAACGCTGGGAATAGTCTCTGAATATACTGACGGTTTCAGCCCTTTGCGAAAAAAATCTTTCCAATACAGCGAGAATAGACATTTATTAAAAAAATATTCCAACACCGAATCGCTAGTTAAAGCCTTACACAACAAAGAAGTTGACGTAATTCATGACAATATGGATGTTACTGGCTATTTATCGAAGAAAAACAATCTTACTGAAAACCATTATTTTAGCGGCTGCATTAGGAGCAAACTTTTCTTTGGCCTGTCACCAACCACCAAAGGGAAAAGATTGGAGAAATTAGTTAACAAAGGTTTATTGCAGGCGTTACAGGATGGAACGATAAAACAAACACACCAGCAATACGGCATAACTAACTATTAG
- a CDS encoding helix-turn-helix transcriptional regulator produces MNFPDEFQKQCIDLAQKLIGIKAARFHITDPHMHKKGFVGLNVKNEMEKKYYNKLEYIDPMHPSKFEDTNTTVISSNTIMPHTKWLNSVFYQDFIKPYGYVHVADIFFRNHGKIIAILTLLRDDSMDEFGSKDLDTMRNIQPFLEYSLNSIYLPARISEREFIADNYGLTNRELDVLEYALSGADNKTIAKQLNISLPTVRTHLQHIYPKIDVHSTNELISKVLRELNIQTS; encoded by the coding sequence ATGAACTTCCCCGATGAGTTTCAAAAACAATGTATAGACTTAGCCCAAAAGCTTATAGGGATTAAAGCAGCGCGCTTTCACATCACAGACCCACACATGCATAAAAAAGGCTTTGTGGGTTTGAATGTAAAAAATGAAATGGAGAAAAAATACTATAACAAACTAGAATACATAGACCCCATGCACCCCTCAAAGTTTGAAGACACCAACACCACGGTTATCAGTAGCAACACCATCATGCCGCACACCAAGTGGCTAAACTCCGTGTTCTACCAAGATTTTATTAAGCCCTATGGTTATGTACATGTAGCCGATATATTTTTCAGGAATCATGGCAAAATCATCGCCATTTTAACCTTGTTACGCGATGACAGCATGGATGAGTTTGGCAGCAAAGACTTGGATACCATGCGCAATATACAGCCATTTTTAGAATACTCCCTCAACAGCATTTATCTGCCTGCACGTATCTCTGAACGCGAATTTATTGCCGATAATTATGGTTTAACCAATAGAGAGCTGGATGTTCTTGAATACGCGTTAAGTGGTGCCGACAATAAAACAATAGCCAAGCAACTTAATATTAGTTTGCCTACCGTTCGCACCCACTTACAGCATATATACCCAAAAATTGATGTGCACTCCACCAATGAATTAATTTCAAAGGTATTAAGAGAGCTTAATATTCAGACTAGCTGA
- a CDS encoding Hsp70 family protein, whose product MKGIGIDFGTSNSAVAVFDGVNVRMIEVELGAQTVPTAIHLDRDFQALTGSVAIKSYVEENSDRRIEMTAKLIAEVESEFEGSESEGVGNQKVYGAVEDHDLPGRLFLGIKRLLGKENIRRLMVFDRPYRLVALITPILLSFRNAISTAVGPVAKGIYMGRPVEFEGSDAGKNALATDRIQESSTYAQLGQVTFYPEPVAACLSFVQENNIKDGSTVLTVDFGGGTLDLCLVNYQDNQFQVLGTEGVALGGDYIDQLIYKKLIFPELGKGVQWSRMVDGMLVTTPFPFDQYEKALLNWTITHTLNQNQYTATIAEYLAQNDTEQEKLLRLQDVIRHNYSYSIFQQIKAAKIALSDAENTVLSIPELQLEIPLNRQQFNDIIAEVMDALQLCIDNLFKNTQADANTLDYVVRTGGSSRIAAVLALLESEFPNKVVQHNTFTSVASGLAIASYYAYECKL is encoded by the coding sequence ATGAAAGGTATAGGCATCGATTTTGGTACCTCTAATTCCGCCGTGGCGGTGTTTGATGGCGTCAATGTACGGATGATAGAAGTTGAACTCGGTGCACAGACAGTGCCTACAGCCATTCATCTCGACCGCGATTTTCAAGCACTCACCGGCTCCGTGGCGATAAAGTCCTATGTTGAAGAAAATTCAGATCGCCGCATTGAGATGACCGCTAAGCTTATTGCCGAGGTAGAATCCGAATTTGAGGGTTCAGAAAGCGAAGGGGTAGGCAATCAAAAAGTTTACGGCGCGGTTGAAGATCACGATTTACCTGGCCGTTTATTTTTAGGCATCAAACGGCTATTGGGTAAAGAGAATATCCGCCGACTAATGGTATTTGATCGCCCTTATCGTCTAGTGGCATTAATTACCCCCATTTTATTGTCGTTTCGTAATGCCATAAGCACCGCTGTTGGCCCGGTTGCCAAGGGCATTTACATGGGCCGGCCGGTAGAATTTGAAGGTAGCGACGCCGGTAAAAATGCACTCGCCACCGATAGAATTCAAGAGAGCAGCACTTACGCGCAACTGGGCCAAGTGACTTTTTATCCCGAACCTGTAGCCGCGTGCTTAAGTTTCGTGCAAGAGAATAATATTAAGGATGGCAGTACCGTTTTAACCGTGGACTTTGGTGGCGGCACCCTCGATTTATGCCTAGTGAACTATCAAGACAACCAATTTCAAGTGCTGGGTACCGAGGGTGTTGCTTTAGGCGGTGACTATATCGATCAACTCATTTATAAAAAATTGATCTTCCCCGAATTAGGTAAAGGTGTGCAGTGGTCACGAATGGTGGATGGCATGCTAGTCACCACCCCGTTTCCCTTCGACCAATATGAGAAAGCGTTATTAAACTGGACTATCACCCATACCTTAAATCAAAACCAGTACACGGCAACCATTGCTGAATACCTCGCCCAGAATGATACCGAGCAAGAAAAACTGCTACGTTTACAAGATGTGATACGACACAACTATAGCTACAGTATTTTTCAACAAATCAAAGCCGCCAAAATTGCTCTATCAGACGCAGAAAACACCGTGTTATCTATTCCAGAGCTGCAGTTGGAAATACCGCTTAATCGCCAACAATTTAATGACATTATTGCCGAAGTCATGGATGCTCTACAGCTGTGTATTGATAATCTGTTTAAAAATACTCAGGCCGACGCTAACACCTTAGATTATGTTGTTCGCACTGGCGGCTCATCTCGCATTGCCGCGGTGCTAGCGTTATTAGAAAGTGAATTCCCTAATAAAGTGGTGCAACACAACACCTTTACTAGTGTTGCCAGCGGCTTAGCCATAGCTAGTTATTATGCCTATGAATGTAAGCTTTGA
- a CDS encoding rRNA adenine N-6-methyltransferase family protein, whose protein sequence is MPSSRKAREAMMQLLATVGTEVEKTPIVDLGSGWGSLIIRLAIKYPGRQVVGYELSIMPWLVTVLTSKLLGLKNITVYRQDFLKVDLSADAIIVCYLFPAAMAALDVKLAGQKTAIQYLISNNFALPSLQAEKTIRLDDFYRSPVYRYHLVDEGNGG, encoded by the coding sequence ATGCCTAGTTCTAGAAAAGCACGTGAGGCGATGATGCAGTTGCTTGCAACGGTAGGGACAGAAGTGGAAAAAACGCCTATAGTTGATCTAGGTAGTGGTTGGGGGAGTTTGATTATCCGCTTGGCGATTAAATACCCCGGTCGCCAGGTTGTTGGCTATGAGTTATCCATCATGCCATGGTTGGTGACGGTGTTAACCAGTAAGTTATTGGGCTTAAAAAATATTACCGTGTATAGGCAAGACTTTTTAAAGGTAGACTTATCAGCTGACGCAATCATCGTTTGCTATTTGTTTCCTGCGGCTATGGCGGCACTTGATGTTAAGCTGGCAGGGCAGAAAACGGCGATCCAGTATCTCATCAGCAATAACTTTGCATTGCCGTCCTTGCAGGCCGAAAAAACGATACGCTTGGACGATTTTTATCGATCACCTGTTTATCGCTACCACTTAGTTGATGAGGGTAATGGTGGGTGA
- a CDS encoding MoaF-related domain-containing protein, whose amino-acid sequence MTSNKHTIAKTHIENISLHPQGHPLTNDLTGKAVRLAYCSGHILEQHWQADSRVLWKGVSGPLAGYDQTEAYRAFEIAKDIYLITWIEASTAASSSAPQANGPWLTNVILDFNKMQATASWMGPTNAGGTEHVLDQATMSYVECDLRY is encoded by the coding sequence ATGACCAGCAATAAGCACACTATAGCCAAAACCCATATAGAAAATATTAGCTTACACCCTCAAGGGCACCCACTCACCAATGATCTTACTGGCAAGGCTGTAAGGCTTGCCTACTGCTCGGGCCATATTCTAGAGCAACACTGGCAAGCAGATAGCAGAGTACTCTGGAAGGGAGTATCAGGCCCTCTAGCAGGCTACGATCAAACCGAGGCTTACCGCGCATTTGAGATCGCTAAAGATATTTACCTCATCACATGGATTGAAGCCTCAACAGCCGCATCATCATCTGCACCACAAGCTAACGGCCCTTGGTTGACGAATGTTATTCTAGACTTCAATAAAATGCAGGCAACAGCCAGCTGGATGGGGCCAACGAATGCCGGCGGAACAGAACATGTACTCGATCAAGCAACAATGAGCTACGTCGAATGTGATTTGCGGTACTGA
- a CDS encoding tRNA-uridine aminocarboxypropyltransferase → MPRATCPNCQRPLATCYCSALVKLSNNIKVLIIQHPLEATHPFNTGRMAKLCLSNSELIIAETLSNTDLKNMLGIPSALLYPSLSWLPATPEIGDSVNEDAITPAIQQLIVIDASWRKSKKMLHLHPALQNLPRVNLSGGLASQYQIRKTSISNGLSTIESIAQAMQQLEHHAEFKQMLMPFEKMIALQQASYQKTQKKPT, encoded by the coding sequence ATGCCTAGAGCCACCTGCCCAAACTGCCAGCGCCCACTAGCCACCTGCTACTGCAGCGCACTGGTTAAGCTTAGCAATAACATTAAAGTGCTGATCATACAGCACCCGCTAGAGGCTACCCATCCCTTTAACACCGGCCGCATGGCCAAGCTATGCCTAAGCAATAGCGAGCTTATTATTGCCGAAACATTATCCAATACTGACTTAAAAAACATGCTTGGCATCCCATCTGCCCTGCTTTACCCCTCGTTGAGCTGGCTACCTGCCACCCCAGAAATTGGTGATAGCGTTAACGAAGATGCCATCACTCCAGCCATACAACAACTGATAGTCATCGATGCTAGCTGGCGTAAATCCAAAAAAATGTTGCACCTACACCCGGCATTACAAAACCTACCTAGAGTCAACCTCAGCGGCGGCTTAGCCTCACAGTATCAAATCAGGAAAACATCTATAAGCAATGGCCTGTCGACCATAGAAAGCATCGCCCAAGCCATGCAGCAACTCGAGCACCATGCTGAGTTTAAGCAAATGCTTATGCCCTTTGAAAAGATGATTGCCTTACAACAAGCGAGCTACCAGAAAACACAAAAAAAGCCTACATGA
- a CDS encoding SDR family NAD(P)-dependent oxidoreductase: protein MHIARLAGKVAIVTGGGTGIGAAIAHRFIQAGAKVVITGRRLEPLQVIAQQTGCEAIRCDVAVMADCQAAVDKTVALYGGLDILVSNAGVLYSGSVTEQDITQWQQSFDINVSGVMHMARAAIPAMAKRPASAIVNIASVAGITSGQGMCSYVTSKTAVIGLTRSLALDCGAHNIRANTLCPGWVKTPMSTEEMAELARIKNITADAATAETTRHLPLKRMAEPDEIAACAEFLASDDASFVTGTTLIADGGGSAVDVGTLAFND, encoded by the coding sequence ATGCATATAGCGCGATTAGCAGGCAAAGTAGCCATCGTCACCGGCGGTGGTACCGGTATAGGAGCAGCTATAGCCCATCGTTTTATTCAGGCGGGTGCCAAAGTCGTTATTACCGGTCGCCGTTTAGAGCCGCTGCAGGTAATTGCCCAGCAAACAGGGTGCGAAGCGATACGCTGCGATGTGGCAGTGATGGCCGACTGCCAAGCCGCTGTTGATAAAACCGTAGCGCTCTATGGCGGCCTAGATATTTTGGTATCAAATGCTGGCGTGCTCTACAGTGGTAGCGTTACCGAGCAGGATATAACGCAGTGGCAGCAAAGCTTCGACATTAATGTTAGTGGCGTGATGCACATGGCTCGCGCGGCCATTCCTGCCATGGCAAAACGACCTGCCAGTGCTATCGTTAATATAGCGTCGGTGGCCGGCATCACTAGCGGCCAAGGCATGTGTAGTTATGTCACCAGCAAAACAGCAGTAATAGGCCTTACTCGCTCACTCGCGCTTGATTGTGGAGCCCATAATATACGCGCCAACACCCTATGCCCTGGTTGGGTTAAAACCCCTATGAGCACAGAGGAAATGGCTGAGCTTGCCCGTATTAAAAATATAACAGCCGATGCAGCGACCGCCGAAACCACACGTCACCTACCACTAAAACGCATGGCCGAACCCGATGAAATAGCCGCCTGCGCTGAGTTTTTAGCCTCGGATGATGCATCCTTTGTCACCGGTACTACCTTGATTGCCGATGGCGGAGGCAGCGCCGTTGATGTAGGCACCTTAGCATTTAACGATTAA
- a CDS encoding glucosaminidase domain-containing protein produces MNKKISVIIVLLIAVIALVIVFILTPPAIDFTAYEAGQARKDAFVGHFQPIIAEENTRLRALRKELLALDETSRNKSWVQDLAIKYRVEDYDGTKAAHWDELLIKVGAIPVSLSLAQAANESSWGTSRFARVANNFFGHWCFEKGCGVVPNSRNAGASHEVADFDSSVDSVKSYMLNLNRHYAYTQLRAIRNELRSNQQSLSGAAMAGGLVGYSERGEAYIEELREMIRFNQWAQFD; encoded by the coding sequence ATGAACAAAAAAATTAGTGTAATTATTGTTTTACTTATTGCTGTAATAGCTTTGGTGATAGTTTTTATACTCACGCCACCTGCTATAGACTTCACCGCTTATGAAGCTGGTCAAGCTAGAAAAGATGCCTTTGTTGGCCACTTTCAGCCGATTATCGCTGAGGAAAATACACGGCTACGAGCGTTACGAAAAGAACTATTGGCGTTGGATGAAACTAGCCGCAACAAATCGTGGGTGCAAGATCTAGCTATAAAATATCGTGTCGAGGACTATGATGGCACTAAGGCAGCGCATTGGGACGAGTTGCTTATAAAGGTAGGTGCTATACCTGTGTCATTGTCACTAGCACAGGCGGCTAATGAAAGTTCTTGGGGTACCTCCCGTTTTGCACGTGTTGCTAATAATTTCTTTGGCCACTGGTGTTTTGAGAAGGGCTGTGGTGTTGTGCCTAACAGCCGTAATGCCGGCGCTAGCCATGAAGTGGCAGACTTTGATTCGTCGGTAGATTCGGTTAAATCTTATATGTTGAATCTCAACCGTCACTACGCATACACACAGCTTAGAGCTATTCGAAATGAGCTGCGTAGTAATCAACAATCCTTGTCTGGGGCAGCTATGGCTGGCGGCTTAGTGGGATACTCCGAGCGGGGAGAGGCATATATAGAAGAACTTAGAGAGATGATTCGTTTTAATCAGTGGGCGCAGTTCGATTAG
- a CDS encoding helix-turn-helix transcriptional regulator, with the protein MTSRSNFPNQFQQQSLDLINSLIEINAAVFFLVDPDLQHKGVVRYNLSSATESDYQKKFAHLDPLSPDNFHHSTDLVITLDSQISEQQLQQTEYYQQFMLPNKHRYVADILLRQSNRIIAVISVIRAPCSENFTAAELALLNKLQPFFEYALNAVYMPKRVAERQSLQEKYQLTLREVDVLELIIAGFSNKLIARELMVELPTIKTHLIHIYQKTAVTTRGELLARIISDLKHSL; encoded by the coding sequence ATGACTAGCCGCTCTAACTTCCCTAATCAATTCCAGCAACAGAGCCTGGATTTAATCAATAGCCTAATTGAGATAAACGCAGCGGTATTTTTTTTAGTCGACCCCGATCTACAGCACAAGGGTGTGGTTCGCTATAATCTTTCATCCGCCACGGAATCTGATTATCAAAAAAAATTCGCCCACCTAGACCCCCTATCACCCGATAATTTTCATCACAGCACTGATCTAGTAATCACCCTAGACTCACAAATATCCGAACAACAGCTACAGCAAACCGAGTATTACCAACAGTTTATGCTGCCCAATAAGCACCGCTATGTGGCCGACATACTGCTAAGGCAAAGCAATAGAATTATTGCAGTTATTAGCGTTATACGCGCACCTTGTTCAGAAAATTTTACTGCTGCCGAGCTGGCGTTATTAAATAAGCTACAGCCCTTTTTTGAATACGCGCTCAATGCCGTCTACATGCCCAAGCGCGTTGCCGAGCGGCAATCGCTGCAAGAAAAATATCAACTCACCCTACGGGAAGTGGATGTACTGGAACTCATTATTGCCGGCTTTAGTAATAAACTGATTGCCCGTGAGCTCATGGTAGAGCTACCCACCATCAAAACCCATTTGATTCATATTTACCAAAAAACGGCTGTCACTACCCGCGGCGAGCTGCTAGCACGTATCATCTCAGACCTAAAACACAGCCTATAA
- a CDS encoding phosphotransferase enzyme family protein, with protein MNTFYQQSLAQQEEQLLRLAYSALPAWGLEGHLSLIKHRENAVYRLTTADNQLYALRIHRANYHSDASLHSELSWVNALQGCGIEVPNAIPTQTGAFFTLASLDSIPETRQIDLLSWVDGKQIGSIEDGLSDSPEQIQKNYFIIGQVAAQIHNQASQWPTPEGFQRHSWGLEDLVGEEPFWGPFWELQALSPVQRSLILKARKTVRKGLMTLSTDSADYSMIHADLVPENVLVNANSVQIIDFDDAGFGWHLFEIATALYFIQFDQHYEIAKQALIAGYRQHRPLSDQKLAQLPLLMVARGFTYLGWVHTRQNTETALESTPHLINLCCRTIEQYIK; from the coding sequence ATGAATACCTTTTATCAACAAAGCCTCGCGCAACAAGAAGAACAACTGTTACGTTTAGCCTATAGCGCGCTACCCGCCTGGGGCCTGGAAGGCCATTTAAGCCTGATTAAACATAGGGAAAACGCCGTTTACCGCTTAACAACCGCTGACAATCAGCTATACGCCCTGCGCATACATAGAGCTAACTATCACTCCGATGCGTCTTTACACTCCGAATTAAGTTGGGTAAATGCCTTACAAGGCTGCGGTATAGAAGTACCTAACGCTATCCCCACCCAAACAGGGGCATTCTTTACTCTGGCCTCGCTAGACAGCATCCCAGAAACCAGACAAATTGATTTATTAAGCTGGGTAGATGGCAAACAAATAGGCTCTATTGAAGACGGCCTCAGTGATAGCCCCGAGCAAATACAGAAAAACTATTTCATTATTGGCCAGGTCGCCGCGCAAATACATAACCAAGCGTCGCAGTGGCCCACGCCTGAGGGCTTTCAGCGTCACAGCTGGGGCCTAGAAGATCTAGTCGGTGAAGAGCCCTTCTGGGGGCCATTCTGGGAGCTGCAAGCACTCAGCCCAGTGCAACGTAGTCTTATACTCAAGGCCCGTAAAACCGTGCGTAAGGGACTAATGACGCTAAGCACCGATAGCGCAGACTACAGCATGATACATGCCGACTTGGTACCGGAGAATGTGCTGGTTAATGCTAATAGCGTGCAAATTATCGATTTTGATGATGCCGGCTTTGGCTGGCACTTATTCGAAATTGCCACCGCCTTGTATTTTATTCAGTTTGATCAACATTATGAAATTGCCAAACAAGCCCTGATAGCGGGCTATCGCCAGCACAGGCCACTGTCCGATCAGAAACTGGCACAATTACCGTTGTTAATGGTGGCGCGGGGCTTTACCTATTTGGGCTGGGTTCATACTCGCCAAAACACCGAAACCGCACTAGAGTCTACCCCACACTTGATCAATCTATGCTGCCGAACTATAGAGCAATACATCAAATAA
- a CDS encoding GNAT family N-acetyltransferase: MKAIKPLTVATLTAVQTPLANKFYRKYGFRGKAKRHEPCVVVRDEHNAIIACAYLRNYKTINLLAGVAVAPAYQGQGVARLLLNQLVGYFDQRTYTFPYQHLQSLYASLGFALVAPDQQAETVSDIYYRYREQGRPIVMMLYQPRPSRTLG, encoded by the coding sequence ATGAAAGCGATTAAGCCCTTAACTGTGGCTACTTTAACAGCAGTGCAAACGCCATTGGCGAATAAATTCTACCGCAAGTATGGTTTTCGTGGCAAAGCTAAACGTCATGAGCCCTGTGTGGTGGTGAGAGATGAGCACAACGCGATTATTGCCTGCGCTTACCTCAGAAATTATAAAACCATTAATCTATTGGCCGGTGTAGCGGTGGCACCCGCGTATCAAGGCCAGGGTGTTGCACGGTTATTGTTAAACCAGCTGGTGGGTTATTTTGATCAACGCACTTATACCTTCCCTTATCAGCACTTGCAGTCATTGTATGCTTCGTTAGGGTTTGCTCTGGTGGCGCCAGATCAGCAAGCTGAAACTGTGAGTGACATATATTATCGCTACCGAGAGCAGGGTAGGCCTATAGTGATGATGCTGTATCAGCCGCGCCCTAGTAGGACGTTAGGTTGA
- a CDS encoding MFS transporter — MTAYLGSKKTIIDINTTRSIIAVLFIAVAGACMFILQPVYVQGLVGYLHFSESDAGMIAAAEMFGLAATAVVTNFVINLVNWRLLTLIFITLATAGNLLSVGVTDINLLIMARVLAGLGCGGLISITFIMMGLTQRSDRNMALIIVCVLTYGALGLFVMPSVLQGFGVDGVLIFFAAFCASCLLFVAYLPCNHQMHEQVVDDVASYSRPIKLLTLLGVLAYNLAIGIVWVYMFLVGTDAGIKEQTVANILTASQILGIAGALLVVVFERRFGRHLPLLAGIVGGAIAIGLLLGKPEFLLFTLGVCAFNFLWNFSMPYIFAVLADFDARGKMVAAGVSLQLIGFAFGPAIASAMLGDANYTLVNTIAIVLFIVSAILLFPGLRVQDKHYAATGTCN; from the coding sequence ATGACAGCTTATTTAGGCTCTAAAAAAACGATTATCGATATTAATACAACGCGATCTATTATTGCGGTGTTATTTATTGCTGTTGCCGGTGCCTGCATGTTTATATTGCAACCGGTTTATGTTCAAGGCCTAGTAGGCTACTTACACTTTTCTGAAAGCGACGCCGGGATGATTGCCGCAGCAGAAATGTTTGGCTTGGCGGCTACGGCTGTAGTGACTAATTTCGTTATTAACCTAGTGAACTGGCGGCTGCTGACGCTTATTTTTATTACGTTGGCAACGGCTGGTAATCTCTTGTCGGTAGGTGTAACTGATATCAACTTATTAATTATGGCCAGGGTGCTAGCCGGTTTGGGCTGTGGCGGTTTAATTAGTATTACTTTTATTATGATGGGGCTTACTCAGCGTAGTGATAGGAATATGGCGCTAATTATCGTGTGTGTGCTGACTTATGGTGCGCTAGGTTTGTTTGTGATGCCCAGTGTGCTTCAGGGGTTTGGTGTTGATGGTGTGCTGATTTTTTTTGCAGCTTTCTGTGCTAGCTGTTTACTGTTTGTTGCTTACTTACCTTGCAACCACCAAATGCATGAACAGGTTGTAGACGATGTTGCCAGCTACTCACGGCCTATCAAACTCCTGACGCTATTAGGCGTGTTGGCCTACAACCTAGCGATAGGTATTGTATGGGTCTATATGTTTTTGGTGGGTACTGATGCCGGCATTAAAGAGCAGACTGTAGCTAATATATTAACAGCCTCTCAAATTTTAGGTATCGCAGGAGCTTTACTAGTCGTAGTGTTTGAAAGGCGTTTTGGCCGTCATTTACCTTTGTTGGCAGGGATAGTGGGCGGCGCTATTGCCATAGGTTTATTATTAGGTAAGCCTGAGTTTTTACTGTTTACCCTAGGTGTGTGTGCCTTTAACTTCCTGTGGAATTTCTCTATGCCCTATATTTTTGCGGTATTAGCGGATTTTGATGCTAGAGGAAAAATGGTAGCAGCGGGGGTTTCTTTGCAGCTAATAGGTTTTGCCTTTGGCCCTGCGATTGCTTCAGCCATGCTAGGCGATGCCAACTACACGCTGGTTAATACTATTGCCATCGTACTGTTTATTGTTTCAGCGATACTGTTATTTCCGGGCCTACGTGTGCAGGATAAGCACTATGCTGCAACGGGGACGTGTAACTAA
- a CDS encoding aspartate aminotransferase family protein has translation MNNTEKNAELLERRYRLIGKKAPLFYDQPIHIVKGEGVWLHDADGKRYLDVYNNVPNVGHCHPHVVEAISKQAAQLNIHTRYLHENILNYGEKLTGLLDDSLSMLFLTCTGSEANEVALRMARHHTGKQGIICSNATYHGNTTAVDALATLFNDGKPNGPYVKAVDFPDSYRPLNGLSGDALTDAYMQQIKDTIAAFNEEGTGFAGMLICPIFANEGLPDLPPNYLQKAAALVREAGGLVIFDEVQSSFGRTGKMWGHEHSGVTPDILTLGKPMGNGHPLAGAICSPELGNAYRDDVMYFNTFGGNPVSCAAGLAVLEVIEQEGLVANSLQVGQYIKAGLQKLAATQALIGDVRGSGLFFGIELVLDQQSKTPATAEAARISNIMKEQGVLISKIGRHDNILKMRPPICFRQEHADILLSNLAQAFAKL, from the coding sequence ATGAACAATACCGAGAAGAATGCTGAATTATTGGAGCGTCGCTATCGTTTAATCGGTAAAAAAGCACCCCTTTTTTACGACCAGCCCATCCATATAGTCAAAGGCGAAGGGGTATGGCTACACGACGCCGACGGCAAGCGCTACCTAGATGTATACAATAATGTACCCAACGTAGGCCACTGCCACCCGCATGTGGTAGAGGCTATTAGCAAGCAAGCCGCCCAGTTAAATATCCACACCCGCTATTTGCATGAAAATATTCTGAATTATGGCGAAAAGCTCACCGGTTTATTGGATGACTCTTTATCCATGCTCTTTCTCACCTGCACTGGCAGCGAGGCCAATGAAGTAGCCTTGCGCATGGCCCGCCACCATACCGGTAAGCAAGGCATTATTTGCAGCAATGCCACCTATCACGGCAATACTACCGCCGTAGATGCCTTGGCTACGCTATTTAACGACGGCAAGCCCAATGGCCCCTATGTGAAAGCGGTAGACTTTCCAGACAGCTACAGGCCACTCAATGGCCTAAGTGGTGACGCCTTAACCGATGCCTATATGCAGCAAATTAAAGACACTATCGCCGCCTTTAATGAAGAAGGCACAGGCTTTGCCGGCATGTTGATCTGCCCTATTTTTGCCAATGAAGGGCTACCCGATTTACCGCCCAACTATTTGCAAAAGGCGGCAGCACTAGTGCGTGAAGCCGGCGGCCTAGTCATCTTTGATGAAGTGCAATCTTCCTTTGGCCGCACCGGCAAGATGTGGGGGCACGAGCACAGCGGCGTAACACCCGACATACTCACCCTAGGTAAGCCTATGGGTAATGGCCACCCATTGGCCGGCGCCATCTGCAGCCCTGAACTAGGCAACGCCTACCGTGACGATGTGATGTATTTTAATACCTTTGGCGGCAACCCCGTTTCCTGTGCCGCCGGCCTAGCGGTGCTGGAAGTCATAGAACAAGAAGGCCTAGTCGCCAACTCACTGCAGGTAGGCCAGTACATTAAAGCAGGCTTACAGAAGCTGGCAGCAACGCAGGCCTTAATCGGTGATGTGCGCGGCAGTGGTCTGTTTTTTGGTATTGAATTAGTACTGGATCAACAGAGCAAAACCCCCGCCACCGCCGAAGCTGCGCGCATTAGCAATATTATGAAAGAGCAAGGCGTACTCATCAGCAAAATTGGCCGGCATGACAATATCTTAAAAATGCGCCCGCCTATCTGCTTCCGCCAAGAGCACGCTGACATACTACTAAGCAACTTAGCGCAGGCATTTGCCAAGCTATAA